The genomic DNA CCGATACACATGAATACACAGATATAGGATAGGAAAATGTAGTCCAAATGTTTCAGTCTGAGTTCCTTGACGTATGTCCTGTGCTTTGTGGCCCTGAAAGCACGGGAATCTGCGGCGATAGCGATCTGTCTGCCGGTTCTTAAGACATTAACAACCAGGGGGAAAAAGAGATATCTCAGGGCTTTTATCTTATTGGTTATCCCCTTCATATTCAGACCCCGTACCTGCATTGCATTGATGGTGATGAGACATTCCTCGATCATGGTGGGTGCAAAGCTCACTGCCGTAGACACCATAAAAGCTATCTCGATTGGAAAACCGATACATCTATTTCCTATGGGAATGAACCGCACAATACCAGCAATAAGCTCGCTGGGATGGGTTGTAGATACCAGTAATAAAGCCGCACTTACTGTAGCTATGAATCTGAAGGACTGGATGAAACCGTACACTGCTCCTTCTTTGTATACATGGATGCCTCCTGTTATCGGGCCAAAAATTGGAAAGGATGCCGGGATTAAAGTAAATGTGGGATTCTCACCCCAATAATAGAATATTGATTGTGAAAACATGAATCCCAGGACCATGGTAAACAACACGAAAACGATTGAAGTGATCTTTTCCTTAGAAGGACGCAGCACTGCCCAGAACGGCAAGGTAGATGAAAATATTATTAAAAGGAGCCACGGAACGCCTACTATTATGGAAAGCACCGATATACTGAATACCCATATTAGTTTAATCCTTGGATCAATTCTATGGATTGCTGTTGTCTTTTGTTCATAACGAAATAATCCTCTCATTTGATCACTCAAAATTGTTATTACGATTTTTCCAAAAAGTATTACTCTGAATAAATATCTATATTATTTAAGTTAATTGGGATGAGGTGAAATTATATAATAAATATTCCATTTTCATAAAAATAATGATCTCTATACAAAATCTGACATACTGCTACCCAAATATTGAAATTTCTGCCCTTGATAATATCGATCTTGAAATCCATGAGGGTGAGTTCATTCTGTTACTGGGACCTAGCGGCTGCGGGAAATCCACACTTATACAGTGCCTAAACGGTATCATACCCAAGGTATCTGGCGGGGAACTGGAAGGAACAATATGGGTAAATGGGAAGGATGTGAGTAAACATAAGGTCCACCAGATGTCCACTGAGGTGGGGATCGTGTTCCAGAACCCTGATGCTCAGCTGTTCGGGCTGACCGTTGAGGAGGATGTGGCCTTTGGACCTGAGAATCTGGGGGTTGAGAGGGAAGAGATCCTAAAACGGGTAGAAAGGTCTCTGCAAATTGCAGGAATAGATGGATTGAGGGAACGTTTTACCTTCACCCTTTCGGGGGGTGAGAAACAGCGCACTGCCATTGCCGGGAACCTTGCCATGCAGCCGAATATTCTTGTGCTTGATGAACCCACATCTGATCTTGACCCCAGGGGAACAAGGGAAGTTCTCGAGACCATCCGGCGTTTGAACAGGGAGCTGAGCATTACCATCATTTTAATAGAACACAAGCTTGACGAGGTGATCGGCCTGGCAGACAGGACCATCGTGATGGACAAAGGCAGGATCATCCTGGATGGGAAGACGTGCGATATCTTCACCCAGAACCTTGATCTGTTGAACCATATCGGATTGTATCCACCCCATCTGATCCGCCTCTCAGAGATGCTGCATGTGAAGCCGTCCTATCGGGCCATATTTTCCCATCTTAATGGTATTAAGGACTCCTTTATTAATCCCCCTGATATCTTACATATCCCGGATAACGGACCGCATGTGGTATTTGAAGATGTTAGGTTCAGTTACCAGGACGGGACTGAGGTATTAAGAGGAATTGACCTGACATTAAGGCGCGGTGAATTTATTGCAATGATAGGACCCAATGGTTCAGGAAAGACAACTTTACTGAGCTGCCTCATAGGGCTCATTAAGCCTGATAAGGGACGGGTCATGATAGACGGACAGGATATCAAGAATTTTGGTGTGGCTGAACTGGCCAGGGAGGTAGGTTACCTGTTCCAGAACCCTGATTACCAGCTTTTTGCAGATACGGTCTGGGAGGAAGTGGCTTTCGGGCTCAAGACCAGGTCGATGCCTGCTGAGGAGATAGACACAAAAGTCGCCAGTGCCCTGGATATGATGCAGCTGGCAGAGTATAGGGACCGTCACCCCCATTCTCTCAGCCGGGGTGAGAGGCAAAGACTGGCAGTGGCTTCGATTCTCTCGCTTGAACCCGATATTCTGGTACTGGATGAACCCACGACAGGGCAGGACCGGGGGCATTTGAGCAAATTCTTGCATAAAATGAAGAAGTTGAACCACGCCGGAAAAACGATCATCCTGATTACCCATGATATGAGTATAGTTGCAGCCTATGCTGACAGGACCGTTATCATGAAAGAAGGTAATATCCTGATCGATGACAGCACGCGGCAGGTATTCTCACGATCAGATCTGCTGGAACAGGCATCCATAGAACCACCGATGATAACAAAACTCAGCCACCAGCTGCGTGAGGGCAGCGAAAAAGTACCGGTAATTCTTACCATATCAGAGTTAAAAGACCTGATGGGGAAGTCCTGAATCTAAGTATTGATTAAATACCAGCGTATGTAAATTATATTTTGGAAATGGCTGTATTTG from Methanosarcinales archaeon includes the following:
- a CDS encoding energy-coupling factor transporter transmembrane protein EcfT encodes the protein MRGLFRYEQKTTAIHRIDPRIKLIWVFSISVLSIIVGVPWLLLIIFSSTLPFWAVLRPSKEKITSIVFVLFTMVLGFMFSQSIFYYWGENPTFTLIPASFPIFGPITGGIHVYKEGAVYGFIQSFRFIATVSAALLLVSTTHPSELIAGIVRFIPIGNRCIGFPIEIAFMVSTAVSFAPTMIEECLITINAMQVRGLNMKGITNKIKALRYLFFPLVVNVLRTGRQIAIAADSRAFRATKHRTYVKELRLKHLDYIFLSYICVFMCIGLYLSFTGFGGTAPGR
- a CDS encoding ATP-binding cassette domain-containing protein gives rise to the protein MISIQNLTYCYPNIEISALDNIDLEIHEGEFILLLGPSGCGKSTLIQCLNGIIPKVSGGELEGTIWVNGKDVSKHKVHQMSTEVGIVFQNPDAQLFGLTVEEDVAFGPENLGVEREEILKRVERSLQIAGIDGLRERFTFTLSGGEKQRTAIAGNLAMQPNILVLDEPTSDLDPRGTREVLETIRRLNRELSITIILIEHKLDEVIGLADRTIVMDKGRIILDGKTCDIFTQNLDLLNHIGLYPPHLIRLSEMLHVKPSYRAIFSHLNGIKDSFINPPDILHIPDNGPHVVFEDVRFSYQDGTEVLRGIDLTLRRGEFIAMIGPNGSGKTTLLSCLIGLIKPDKGRVMIDGQDIKNFGVAELAREVGYLFQNPDYQLFADTVWEEVAFGLKTRSMPAEEIDTKVASALDMMQLAEYRDRHPHSLSRGERQRLAVASILSLEPDILVLDEPTTGQDRGHLSKFLHKMKKLNHAGKTIILITHDMSIVAAYADRTVIMKEGNILIDDSTRQVFSRSDLLEQASIEPPMITKLSHQLREGSEKVPVILTISELKDLMGKS